A portion of the Punica granatum isolate Tunisia-2019 chromosome 7, ASM765513v2, whole genome shotgun sequence genome contains these proteins:
- the LOC116214769 gene encoding SUMO-conjugating enzyme SCE1, producing MSGGIARGRLTEERKSWRKNHPHGFVAKPETVADGSVNLMVWHCIIPGKAGTDWEGGYFPLTLHFTEDYPSKPPKCKFPQGFFHPNVYPSGTVCLSILNEDSGWRPAITVKQILVGIQDLLDQPNPADPAQTDGYQLFIQDPVEYKRRVKQQAKQYPPLV from the exons atGTCGGGAGGCATAGCGCGCGGCCGCCTCACTGAGGAGCGGAAATCATGGCGCAAGAACCACCCCCAC GGCTTCGTGGCCAAGCCGGAGACTGTCGCTGATGGGTCTGTCAATTTGATGGTTTggcattgcatcattcccgGGAAGGCTGGG ACGGACTGGGAAGGTGGGTACTTTCCACTTACCCTCCACTTCACTGAGGATTACCCGAGCAAGCCTCCGAAGTGCAAGTTTCCTCAAGGGTTCTTCCACCCTAATGTCTACCCATCTGGTACTGTGTGTCTGTCGATCCTCAATGAGGATAGT GGCTGGAGACCCGCTATAACAGTGAAGCAGATCCTGGTGGGGATTCAGGATCTGCTGGATCAGCCAAATCCTGCTGATCCTGCACAAACTGATGGGTATCAACTCTTCATTCAG GATCCAGTGGAGTACAAGAGAAGGGTGAAGCAACAAGCCAAGCAATATCCGCCTCTTGTTTAG